The proteins below are encoded in one region of Phaseolus vulgaris cultivar G19833 chromosome 1, P. vulgaris v2.0, whole genome shotgun sequence:
- the LOC137813789 gene encoding F-box protein SKIP24 → MSFLPEELWRRILEIGIESSGFSYKDLCCVSISCRRLHRLSSEDLIWNLLLSADYPQPHSSSSSSSKSLYKLRFERDKERRIAAHRRVVLRKESQIVEHSRRLKEIQTRVAQETATATQTAQDLSNLRRARQAFVALNVWQPEVVRSRQKQMVEQSAVPAECRIHALEMELKLCKQQIAGLELFYKDEKRRLDTAKEELASMKYHPIGEHKTISQEDHKHVKRKKLKLCNS, encoded by the exons ATGTCCTTCCTCCCCGAAGAACTATGGCGGCGAATTCTAGAAATCGGAATCGAAAGCAGCGGTTTCAGCTACAAAGATCTCTGCTGCGTCTCCATCTCATGCCGCCGCCTTCACCGCCTCTCCTCCGAAGACCTTATTTGGAACCTCCTTCTCTCCGCCGATTATCCCCAACCCCACTCTTCTTCTTCCAGTTCTTCTAAATCTCTATATAAATTAAG GTTTGAGAGGGACAAGGAGAGGAGAATAGCTGCTCATAGGAGGGTTGTGTTGAGAAAGGAGAGCCAGATCGTGGAACATTCTAGGAGACTCAAAGAAATTCAGACACGTGTTGCTCAAGAAACCGCCACAGCAACACAAACTGCTCAAGACTTGTCCAATTTGCGCAGGGCCAG ACAAGCCTTTGTAGCTTTAAACGTGTGGCAACCGGAGGTTGTCCGGAGTAGGCAAAAGCAAATGGTTGAGCAGAGTGCTGTCCCTGCTGAATGTCGGATACACGCTCTTGAGATGGAACTAAAGCTTTGTAAGCAACAGATTGCAGGGTTGGAGCTGTTCTAT AAAGATGAAAAACGCAGGCTTGATACTGCAAAAGAAGAGTTGGCATCTATGAAGTATCACCCTATTGGGGAGCATAAGACCATAAGCCAAGAGGATCATAAGCATGTCAAGAGGAAGAAGCTGAAACTTTGCAATAGCT GA